One Chroococcidiopsis sp. TS-821 genomic window carries:
- a CDS encoding Uma2 family endonuclease — translation MSSTEEKTISQDVGWDWEPPMPPTDLIFDDGEPLESNRHRIAINVLIRSLEQAWSDRNDFFAGGNMFIYYSSTQARNRDFRGPDFFVVLDVDGTKSRQGWVVWEEDGRYPDAIVELMSPSTAEVDKVTKKEIYERTFRTPNYFVYDPFNPSSLQGWQLDASHRYQPLEANERGWLWCATLGFWLGIWEGTIERETAPWLRFFDSSGNLVLLPEEAAQAKAEQATQQAEQERLKAEQATQQAEQERQKAEQERLKAERLAAQLRALGVEPEV, via the coding sequence ATGTCGTCTACGGAAGAAAAGACAATCTCCCAAGATGTGGGGTGGGATTGGGAACCGCCGATGCCACCCACTGATTTGATATTCGATGATGGTGAACCCTTGGAAAGCAATCGCCACCGTATTGCCATAAATGTCTTGATTCGATCGCTAGAACAAGCTTGGTCGGACCGCAATGACTTTTTTGCAGGCGGTAATATGTTCATTTACTATAGCAGTACTCAAGCACGCAATCGCGACTTTCGCGGACCAGATTTTTTTGTTGTTTTAGATGTTGATGGCACGAAATCGCGTCAAGGTTGGGTAGTGTGGGAAGAAGACGGGCGATATCCAGATGCGATCGTCGAGTTGATGTCGCCGTCAACAGCGGAAGTAGATAAGGTAACAAAGAAAGAGATTTACGAACGCACGTTTAGAACGCCAAATTATTTCGTGTACGATCCTTTTAATCCGAGTTCGCTACAAGGATGGCAATTAGATGCTAGTCACCGCTATCAACCGTTAGAAGCAAACGAACGCGGATGGCTGTGGTGTGCAACTTTGGGCTTTTGGTTAGGTATTTGGGAGGGAACAATCGAGCGAGAAACCGCACCCTGGTTGCGTTTTTTTGATAGTTCTGGCAATTTAGTCTTATTACCCGAAGAAGCAGCGCAAGCAAAAGCGGAACAAGCCACTCAACAAGCTGAACAAGAACGTCTAAAAGCGGAACAAGCTACTCAACAAGCTGAACAAGAACGCCAGAAAGCTGAACAAGAACGTCTAAAAGCGGAGCGCTTAGCAGCACAATTAAGAGCATTAGGAGTAGAACCCGAAGTGTAA
- a CDS encoding TMEM14 family protein → MNVAIIAAIAYGIIAIIGGIIGYTQARSTASLISGIISGLLLIAGGVFYLQGQAWGFLLALVVTAILVVVFTIRFVKTRKFMPAGLMLTLGVLTLVIMVSQLGAIA, encoded by the coding sequence ATGAATGTAGCTATTATTGCAGCGATCGCCTACGGAATTATTGCCATCATTGGCGGTATTATTGGTTACACGCAAGCTCGAAGTACGGCATCTTTAATTTCGGGAATCATTAGCGGTTTATTGCTGATAGCTGGGGGAGTTTTTTATCTACAAGGACAAGCTTGGGGATTCCTTTTAGCGTTAGTTGTTACGGCTATTTTAGTAGTTGTATTTACAATTCGATTCGTAAAAACACGTAAATTTATGCCAGCAGGGTTAATGCTGACATTGGGGGTTCTGACGCTAGTCATTATGGTAAGTCAATTAGGAGCGATCGCCTAA
- a CDS encoding ATP-binding protein yields the protein MDNHISSSIQTLRCQAASLLLYQSVLHNEVGQAFLHLLQTLSNGGDRISCLQAYGNYFKVLAASNQSWQDYLIAQILQDDNPFSQQVQRTDALPPVLLTAAKQDLQALQSLYQCGGETLSQWVQVVTGLQTPLAVWDTQAQETYEIPFHQTENWASLVSDLAAYYRRFGTGLFVNRALRWQAGEFVAIAHPDSIQLNQLVGYELQKETLLKNTEFLLSGYSALHVLLYGSRGSGKSSLVKALLNHYQDRNLRLIEVAKSDLKDLPEIVEKLRSVPQKFIIFVDDLSFEEDDDAFKALKVVLEGNLTARSQNVVVYATSNRRHLIREFFDDRPQARDREEVHVWDTMQEKLSFSDRFGLTLTFEPADQKTYLSIVRHLAAQAGISLSPEDLEYRALQWATRHNGRSGRTARQFVDFLKAELAVFGSSQT from the coding sequence ATGGATAATCACATCAGTAGCTCAATACAAACTTTAAGATGTCAAGCAGCATCGTTGCTACTATATCAATCTGTACTGCATAACGAAGTTGGTCAAGCTTTTTTACATTTATTACAAACACTCAGCAACGGTGGAGATCGAATCAGTTGTTTGCAAGCGTATGGCAACTACTTCAAGGTTTTAGCAGCAAGTAACCAAAGTTGGCAAGACTACCTCATCGCGCAAATTCTGCAAGACGATAACCCCTTCTCGCAACAAGTTCAGCGAACAGACGCCTTACCGCCAGTTCTCTTAACGGCTGCAAAACAAGACTTACAAGCGTTACAGAGTCTTTATCAATGCGGTGGCGAGACTTTGAGTCAGTGGGTACAAGTTGTCACAGGATTACAAACACCACTTGCGGTATGGGATACTCAAGCGCAAGAAACGTACGAAATTCCTTTCCACCAAACAGAAAATTGGGCAAGTCTTGTATCAGATTTAGCTGCTTATTACCGTAGATTTGGCACAGGTTTATTTGTAAATCGTGCTTTACGTTGGCAAGCTGGAGAATTTGTTGCTATTGCACATCCAGATTCGATTCAACTCAATCAACTTGTAGGTTATGAACTGCAAAAAGAAACTTTGCTCAAAAATACCGAGTTTCTTTTATCTGGATATTCTGCCTTACACGTACTGCTTTACGGTAGTCGCGGTTCAGGTAAGTCATCGTTGGTAAAAGCGTTGTTAAATCACTATCAAGACCGCAACTTGCGCTTAATTGAAGTGGCTAAGTCAGATTTAAAAGATCTACCGGAAATTGTTGAAAAATTGCGTAGTGTTCCCCAGAAATTCATTATCTTTGTTGACGATCTTTCGTTTGAAGAAGACGATGACGCGTTTAAAGCTTTAAAAGTTGTTTTAGAAGGTAATTTAACTGCGCGATCGCAAAATGTTGTAGTTTATGCTACCTCTAATCGACGCCACTTGATTCGAGAATTTTTTGACGATCGACCACAGGCGAGAGATCGTGAAGAAGTTCACGTGTGGGATACTATGCAAGAAAAGCTGTCGTTTAGCGATCGCTTCGGTTTGACTTTGACTTTTGAACCCGCAGATCAGAAGACATATCTAAGTATTGTGCGTCATCTCGCCGCGCAAGCAGGAATTTCTCTTTCGCCAGAAGATTTAGAATATCGTGCATTGCAATGGGCAACGCGGCATAATGGACGATCGGGACGTACCGCACGACAGTTTGTTGATTTTCTTAAAGCCGAATTAGCAGTTTTTGGTTCTTCTCAAACCTAA
- a CDS encoding tellurite resistance TerB C-terminal domain-containing protein, producing MVNNRIVLGAVAFGVSFGISFLANRNANRALLTGLITLPATYAAAIVVDRRQKHRELLVLASQRQKIHELETQEVNMNRILSNANLKKQELENSINYLQTECHQLRSQFEVRHQYKDDLEKELEILKTSLRELEQEKATLFAEKKVLEEDFTTKTRSKEALEQEISNLHQQKSTLLSQLESLNSQYNQIVKKIQIEQIKFTHQKSELEADLQTFKEQKRQIELKTYIIQNQVEKLEHHKKELQEKLNSLKTEKEEVRAILEALQLQKEQQQTELLALQEERNQLQSQILEFHQQIEALIAEPVSDNHQEDTEFPFLELIDSLETPDIEVDLSPELAPEWNEFMEQLPGYQIQILKVILEQNNPNQFIKEVAESKLTMPALLIDNINERAINTIGDRIINFDSKQVEIIEDYRENVKQVIQVYEGIMGS from the coding sequence ATGGTTAACAATCGAATTGTATTAGGTGCAGTTGCCTTTGGTGTCAGCTTTGGAATCAGCTTCCTGGCGAACAGAAACGCAAATCGGGCGTTACTTACAGGTTTAATCACTCTCCCTGCTACCTACGCAGCTGCAATTGTTGTCGATCGGCGTCAAAAACATCGCGAACTACTCGTCTTAGCATCTCAACGCCAGAAAATTCACGAACTAGAAACTCAAGAAGTTAACATGAATCGCATTCTCTCGAATGCAAACTTAAAAAAACAAGAACTAGAAAATAGCATTAATTATCTACAAACCGAGTGCCATCAACTACGCAGTCAGTTTGAAGTTAGGCATCAATATAAAGACGATTTAGAAAAAGAATTAGAGATTTTAAAAACGAGTCTCCGCGAACTTGAGCAAGAAAAAGCAACGCTGTTTGCAGAAAAGAAAGTATTAGAAGAAGATTTTACTACAAAAACACGCTCTAAAGAAGCTTTAGAACAAGAAATTTCTAACTTACATCAGCAAAAATCAACTTTATTATCTCAGTTAGAAAGTTTAAATTCTCAGTATAATCAAATAGTTAAAAAAATACAAATAGAACAAATAAAATTCACGCACCAAAAGTCTGAGTTAGAAGCTGACTTACAAACTTTTAAAGAACAAAAGCGACAAATAGAACTTAAAACTTACATCATTCAAAACCAAGTTGAAAAACTCGAACACCATAAGAAAGAGCTTCAAGAAAAGCTTAACTCCCTCAAAACGGAGAAAGAAGAAGTACGCGCGATTCTAGAAGCGTTACAACTTCAAAAAGAGCAACAACAAACTGAATTACTTGCTTTACAAGAAGAACGAAATCAACTCCAAAGCCAAATTTTAGAGTTTCACCAACAGATAGAAGCTTTAATCGCCGAACCGGTAAGCGACAATCATCAGGAAGATACAGAATTTCCCTTTCTCGAATTAATTGATAGCTTAGAAACACCAGACATAGAAGTTGATCTGTCCCCCGAACTGGCACCAGAGTGGAATGAGTTTATGGAACAGCTTCCTGGGTATCAAATTCAAATTTTAAAAGTTATTTTAGAGCAAAATAACCCAAACCAATTTATTAAAGAAGTTGCCGAATCGAAATTAACAATGCCTGCGCTGTTAATTGATAATATTAATGAACGCGCTATTAATACTATTGGCGATCGCATCATCAATTTTGACTCAAAGCAAGTAGAAATTATCGAAGATTACCGCGAAAATGTGAAACAAGTCATTCAGGTATATGAAGGTATAATGGGTAGCTAA
- a CDS encoding ATP-binding protein: protein MSKKISKRVASAIINSLSAGVVPRIGIDNVAVGREKEIKSLLQNLEDVAQGGAAFRFIVGNYGSGKSFMLQLLRNQAMEQGFVVADADLSSEKRLAGTNQEGLATYRELMRNMAIKNRPEGGALVSILEGWINKIQQEVAKETGTRPHDDRFDDYVETRIQEVVANIEGLVHGFDFGNVISAYWRGYRLGNDDQKNAALRWLRGEFNTKTEARSALAEVRVIIDDDTWYDYIKLIAKFTADIGYQGLLVFLDEAVHLYRIANAIAREKNYDKLLAIFNDTMQGRAESLGIFVSGTPNFLEDPNRGLFKNPAWQRRTKESRFVKQAGMQDTFSPVVRLTPLNSAEIYALLQRIADVHAVNFGYEVKLKKQDFQDFVQAVENRLGAEALLTPGEIVRDFIGVLNVTHQNPAIAFSQLIRGSDLHLTSSKVDADDAAEFSL, encoded by the coding sequence ATGTCCAAAAAAATCAGTAAACGAGTTGCGAGTGCTATTATTAACTCTTTGAGTGCTGGCGTTGTACCGAGAATCGGAATCGACAACGTAGCGGTGGGTAGAGAGAAAGAAATCAAAAGTCTTTTGCAGAATTTGGAAGATGTTGCACAAGGAGGTGCTGCATTTCGCTTTATTGTGGGAAACTACGGTTCAGGGAAAAGTTTTATGTTGCAACTGCTGCGCAATCAAGCAATGGAACAAGGATTTGTCGTAGCTGATGCTGATTTATCGTCTGAAAAGCGACTAGCAGGAACAAATCAAGAAGGATTAGCAACTTATCGCGAATTGATGCGAAATATGGCAATTAAAAATCGCCCTGAAGGCGGTGCATTAGTTTCTATATTAGAAGGTTGGATTAATAAAATTCAACAAGAAGTTGCAAAAGAAACCGGAACCCGCCCGCATGACGATCGCTTTGACGATTATGTAGAAACTCGCATTCAAGAAGTTGTTGCAAATATAGAAGGATTAGTTCACGGATTTGATTTTGGTAACGTTATCAGTGCGTATTGGCGTGGATATCGATTAGGAAATGACGATCAAAAAAATGCAGCTTTACGGTGGCTGCGCGGTGAATTTAATACGAAAACCGAAGCAAGATCGGCATTAGCCGAAGTGCGCGTAATTATTGACGATGATACTTGGTACGACTATATTAAATTAATTGCTAAATTTACTGCGGATATTGGTTATCAGGGACTTTTAGTCTTTCTCGACGAAGCTGTACATTTATATCGAATTGCGAATGCGATCGCCCGCGAAAAGAATTACGATAAACTCCTGGCAATTTTTAATGATACGATGCAAGGTAGAGCCGAATCTTTAGGAATTTTTGTGAGTGGTACTCCAAATTTTTTAGAAGACCCCAATCGCGGACTTTTTAAAAACCCTGCTTGGCAACGACGCACTAAAGAAAGCCGTTTTGTAAAACAAGCTGGTATGCAAGATACTTTTAGCCCAGTGGTGCGTTTGACTCCTTTAAATTCAGCAGAAATTTATGCACTTCTACAACGAATAGCTGATGTTCATGCTGTTAATTTTGGCTATGAAGTCAAGTTGAAAAAACAAGATTTTCAAGATTTTGTGCAAGCTGTCGAAAATCGTTTGGGTGCAGAAGCGTTATTAACTCCAGGGGAAATCGTCCGCGACTTTATCGGTGTTCTTAATGTTACCCACCAAAATCCAGCGATCGCATTTTCGCAACTGATTCGCGGTTCAGATTTACACCTAACTTCTAGTAAAGTTGATGCTGACGACGCTGCGGAATTTAGTTTATGA